A window of the Armatimonadia bacterium genome harbors these coding sequences:
- the sixA gene encoding phosphohistidine phosphatase SixA, protein METFFLRHGDAVPEGERPLSEQGLKEMKRVARWVKDHELGLSAIYSSPLLRARQTAEVVAEVLGLEVVVDAALDSGASLSGIAKLLDGRSPGDRVMLVGHEPDFSGMVGELIGGGAVEMRKGGLARVESECLKPGCGVLRWLLTPKTMG, encoded by the coding sequence ATGGAGACGTTCTTTCTGCGCCACGGCGATGCGGTACCGGAGGGAGAGCGGCCCCTGTCCGAGCAGGGCCTCAAGGAGATGAAGCGTGTGGCGCGCTGGGTCAAGGACCACGAGCTCGGCCTCAGCGCGATCTACTCGAGTCCGCTACTGAGAGCCCGGCAGACCGCTGAGGTGGTAGCTGAGGTCCTGGGCCTCGAAGTCGTGGTGGACGCTGCGCTCGATTCCGGGGCATCACTGTCGGGCATCGCGAAGCTCCTCGACGGACGCTCGCCCGGTGATCGTGTGATGCTGGTCGGGCATGAGCCGGACTTCAGCGGAATGGTCGGTGAGCTGATTGGTGGTGGGGCGGTCGAGATGAGGAAGGGCGGCCTGGCACGGGTGGAGTCCGAGTGCCTGAAGCCCGGCTGCGGAGTCCTGCGCTGGTTGCTGACGCCCAAGACCATGGGGTAG